A genomic segment from Juglans regia cultivar Chandler chromosome 14, Walnut 2.0, whole genome shotgun sequence encodes:
- the LOC109012806 gene encoding chloroplast envelope quinone oxidoreductase homolog, translated as MAGRVMHAVQYGSCGGGPSDLKYVEVPVPAPKKDEVLIKVEAASLSPIDWKIQQGMLKPMFPKGLPQIPGTDVAGEIVEVGSSVKNFKAGDQVVAMIHFSIGGGLAEFLVTKANMVVIRPAEISAAQGAGLPAAGLMAHQALTDSAGIKLDGTGKPVNVLVTGASSGVGHYAVQLAKLGNTHVTATCAPEHIEVVKSLGADEVVDCTTPDGAALKSPSGKKYDVVIHCAAATSWSTFEPHLASNGKIYDVNPTLSTIKTYTLKKLTFSKKQQIPVLLSPKGENLEILVKLMKEGKIKTVIDSKYSLSKPEDAWAKNVDDDHVLGKIIVEP; from the exons ATGGCAGGCAGGGTTATGCATGCAGTTCAGTACGGTAGTTGTGGCGGAGGACCTTCTGATCTCAAG TATGTTGAAGTTCCGGTTCCCGCTCCAAAAAAAGACGAGGTTTTAATAAAAGTGGAAGCAGCTAGTCTAAGTCCGATTGATTGGAAAATTCAGCAAGGCATGCTGAAGCCTATGTTTCCTAAAGGACTTCCTCAGATACCTG GTACTGATGTGGCCGGCGAGATCGTTGAGGTTGGATCATCAGTCAAGAATTTCAAAGCTGGTGACCAAGTCGTTGCTATGATTCATTTTTCT ATTGGAGGTGGATTGGCCGAGTTTCTTGTGACAAAAGCGAACATGGTAGTGATCAGGCCAGCGGAAATTTCAGCAGCACAAGGTGCAGGCTTACCTGCCGCAGGCCTCATGGCTCACCAGGCCCTCACAGACTCTGCCGGCATCAAGCTCGACGGCACCGGAAAGCCGGTAAATGTTCTCGTCACCGGCGCCTCATCCGGCGTCGGTCACTACGCAGTTCAGCTGGCAAAGCTGGGAAACACACACGTTACAGCCACGTGTGCACCCGAACACATTGAGGTTGTCAAGAGTTTAGGTGCCGACGAGGTTGTCGACTGCACCACCCCGGATGGGGCAGCTCTGAAGAGCCCGTCGGGGAAGAAATACGACGTGGTTATCCACTGTGCAGCGGCCACTAGTTGGTCGACTTTTGAGCCTCATTTGGCATCCAACGGGAAGATATATGATGTGAATCCTACGTTAAGTACCATCAAGACTTATACCCTGAAGAAACTTACATTCTCCAAGAAGCAGCAGATCCCTGTGCTCTTGAGTCCTAAGGGTGAGAACCTGGAAATTCTTGTGAAGTTGATGAAGGAAGGGAAGATTAAGACAGTGATTGACTCTAAGTATTCCTTGAGCAAGCCTGAGGATGCTTGGGCTAAGAatgttgatgatgatcatgttcTTGGGAAGATCATCGTGGAGCCTTAG
- the LOC109012807 gene encoding chloroplast envelope quinone oxidoreductase homolog translates to MAGKLMHAVQYFGYGGGPAGLKHVEVPVPTPKKDELLLKLEAISLNPVDWKIQKGILRPLLPRRFPHVPGTDVAGEVVEVGPGVKSFKAGDKVVAMLNHADGGGLAEFAVAKERLTVARPPEVSAAEGAGLPVAGLTAHQALTQSAGIKLDGSGEQVNILVTAASGGVGHYAVQLAKLGNTHVTATCGSRNINFVKRLGADEVLDYKTPEGAALKSPSGRKYDVVVHCATGIPWSTFEPNLAPNGKVLDLTPGPSALVTFAIKKLTFSKKQLLPVLLISKGGNLDYLVKLLKEDKLETVIDSKHSLSKAEDAWAKSIDGHATGKIIVEP, encoded by the exons ATGGCAGGAAAGCTTATGCATGCGGTTCAGTACTTTGGCTATGGTGGAGGGCCTGCTGGTTTGAAG CATGTTGAAGTTCCAGTTCCCACTCCAAAAAAGGATGAGCTCTTGCTAAAACTGGAAGCAATTAGTCTAAATCCAGTTGATTGGAAAATTCAGAAAGGCATTCTGCGGCCTTTGTTGCCTCGCAGGTTCCCTCACGTGCCTG GTACTGATGTGGCAGGAGAGGTCGTAGAGGTTGGTCCAGGGGTCAAAAGTTTCAAAGCCGGTGACAAAGTCGTAGCTATGCTTAACCATGCT GATGGAGGTGGATTAGCTGAGTTTGCTGTGGCCAAGGAGAGGCTAACAGTTGCTAGGCCACCTGAAGTTTCAGCAGCTGAAGGTGCAGGCTTACCTGTAGCGGGTCTTACAGCTCACCAGGCGCTCACCCAATCGGCCGGGATCAAGCTTGATGGGAGTGGCGAGCAGGTAAACATTCTGGTCACTGCTGCCTCAGGTGGTGTGGGTCACTATGCAGTTCAACTGGCAAAGCTTGGAAACACTCACGTGACTGCCACTTGTGGGTCCCGCAATATCAACTTTGTCAAGAGATTAGGGGCTGACGAGGTTCTCGACTACAAGACCCCCGAGGGGGCAGCTCTGAAGAGCCCATCCGGTCGGAAGTATGATGTTGTGGTCCACTGTGCAACAGGCATTCCTTGGTCAACTTTTGAGCCTAATCTGGCTCCAAATGGGAAGGTCTTAGATTTAACTCCCGGACCAAGTGCCCTAGTGACTTTTGCTATAAAGAAACTTACCTTCTCCAAGAAGCAGTTGTTGCCCGTATTACTAATTTCTAAGGGTGGGAACCTGGATTATCTCGTTAAGTTGCTGAAGGAAGATAAACTTGAAACTGTAATTGACTCAAAGCATTCCCTGAGCAAGGCTGAAGATGCGTGGGCTAAGAGTATTGATGGCCATGCTACTGGGAAGATCATCGTGGAACCTTGA
- the LOC109008533 gene encoding chloroplast envelope quinone oxidoreductase homolog codes for MAGKLMNALQYTAYGGGPDGLQHVEVPVPTPSKDEVLLKLEAVSLNPFDWKVQKGMLRPFLPRKFPHIPASDVAGEVIEAGPGVKNFKPGDKVVAFTSRNGGGLAEFAVTKESLTVARPPEVSAADAVGLPIAGLTAHQAVTQSGINLDGSGKEANILVTAASGGVGHYAVQLAKLGNAHVTATCGARNIELVKSLGADEVLDYRTTDGAALNSPSGRKYDAVIHCATGIPWSTFEPNLSPNGKVIDITPGPTSLVTFALKKLTFSKKQLVPLVLIPRGENLQYLVNLVKEGKLKTVIDSKYPLDKAAEAWAKSIDGHATGKIIVEP; via the exons ATGGCAGGAAAACTCATGAATGCACTTCAGTATACTGCCTATGGTGGCGGACCAGATGGCTTACAG CATGTGGAAGTTCCAGTTCCCACTCCTAGTAAAGATGAGGTATTGTTGAAATTAGAAGCAGTTAGTCTAAATCCATTTGATTGGAAAGTTCAGAAAGGCATGCTTCGGCCTTTTCTTCCTCGCAAGTTTCCTCACATACCTG CTTCTGATGTGGCAGGTGAGGTTATAGAGGCTGGACCAGGAGTAAAAAATTTCAAGCCTGGGGATAAAGTTGTAGCTTTTACCTCCAGG AATGGAGGTGGACTAGCGGAATTTGCTGTAACCAAGGAAAGCTTGACAGTTGCAAGACCACCTGAAGTTTCAGCAGCCGATGCAGTTGGCCTTCCAATTGCAGGTTTGACAGCACACCAAGCTGTCACTCAATCTGGTATCAATCTTGATGGAAGTGGCAAGGAGGCAAACATTCTGGTAACTGCTGCTTCAGGTGGTGTGGGTCACTATGCTGTTCAACTGGCCAAGCTGGGAAATGCACACGTGACAGCCACTTGTGGCGCACGCAACATTGAACTTGTCAAGAGCTTAGGGGCTGATGAGGTTCTCGACTACAGGACCACAGATGGGGCAGCTCTGAACAGCCCATCTGGTCGAAAATATGATGCAGTCATTCACTGTGCAACTGGCATTCCTTGGTCTACTTTCGAACCTAATTTGAGCCCAAATGGGAAGGTAATTGATATTACTCCAGGACCTACTTCCCTGGTCACTTTTGCCCTGAAGAAACTTACTTTCTCCAAGAAGCAACTGGTGCCACTAGTCTTAATTCCCAGGGGTGAGAACCTCCAATATCTTGTTAACTTGGTCAAGGAAGGGAAGCTCAAGACAGTGATTGACTCAAAATATCCCCTGGACAAGGCCGCAGAGGCTTGGGCTAAGAGTATTGATGGCCATGCAACTGGGAAGATCATCGTTGAACCTTAG